A window from Polynucleobacter sp. MWH-UH25E encodes these proteins:
- a CDS encoding CaiB/BaiF CoA-transferase family protein codes for MEPLAGLKVIEMGQLIAGPFAAKTLADFGADVVKIEPPKVGDALRKWRLLKDGTSVWWQVQSRNKRSLSLDLRQTDAQDIVRKLAAEADILIENFRPGTLEGWGLDPEKLLELNPKLIILRISGYGQTGPYKDKPGFGVVAEAMGGLRHLTAEPGRVPVRVGVSIGDTLASLHGVIGILLALQERHRSGKGQVIDVALYEAVFNCMESLLPEYSAFGEVRQAAGSALPGIAPSNAYQCADGGYVLVAGNGDSIFKRLMKLIGCDDLGNDPELENNDGRVKRVQELDQAIGAWAQSITTDKALELLDSVAVPAGRIYTVADIANDPHYRARENIQSIQMQDGTHLEVPGVLPKLSRTPGSIKTLAPTIGQNTDEVLKEIGLNESQIASLKERGVAFTQ; via the coding sequence ATGGAGCCACTAGCAGGATTAAAAGTGATTGAGATGGGTCAGTTGATCGCCGGCCCATTCGCCGCAAAAACCTTGGCAGATTTTGGTGCAGATGTGGTCAAGATTGAACCACCAAAAGTAGGTGATGCGCTACGTAAATGGCGTCTATTAAAAGATGGCACTTCGGTTTGGTGGCAAGTGCAATCGAGAAACAAGAGATCACTCTCATTAGATTTGCGACAAACGGATGCGCAAGACATTGTTAGAAAGCTCGCTGCAGAAGCGGATATCTTGATTGAGAACTTTCGTCCTGGAACATTAGAGGGCTGGGGTCTTGATCCAGAAAAATTACTTGAGCTCAATCCAAAACTCATCATTCTGCGAATTAGTGGATATGGTCAAACAGGTCCTTATAAAGATAAGCCTGGCTTCGGTGTTGTAGCGGAAGCAATGGGCGGCCTACGACACTTAACTGCTGAACCTGGAAGGGTTCCGGTACGAGTGGGCGTGAGCATTGGCGATACCTTGGCATCACTGCATGGCGTTATCGGTATTTTGCTGGCACTGCAAGAACGTCATCGTAGTGGCAAGGGTCAAGTGATTGATGTTGCTCTATATGAGGCAGTCTTTAATTGCATGGAGAGCTTGTTGCCTGAGTACAGTGCTTTTGGTGAAGTAAGACAAGCTGCTGGTAGTGCACTGCCAGGTATTGCACCATCCAATGCTTATCAATGCGCTGATGGTGGCTATGTCTTAGTTGCGGGCAATGGCGATAGTATCTTTAAGCGCTTGATGAAACTCATTGGCTGTGATGATTTGGGTAACGATCCCGAGCTAGAAAACAATGATGGGCGCGTCAAAAGAGTTCAAGAATTGGATCAAGCAATTGGCGCTTGGGCACAATCGATTACTACTGATAAAGCACTTGAATTGCTAGACTCAGTTGCTGTTCCTGCGGGACGTATCTATACTGTAGCAGATATCGCTAACGATCCACACTATCGTGCACGTGAGAATATTCAAAGCATTCAAATGCAAGATGGCACTCATTTAGAGGTGCCGGGTGTTCTACCAAAGTTATCGCGCACACCAGGA